In the Limanda limanda chromosome 1, fLimLim1.1, whole genome shotgun sequence genome, one interval contains:
- the LOC133011743 gene encoding tripartite motif-containing protein 16-like, translating into MEQQENHLDRERFSCPICVDLLKDPVTTVCGHSYCKSCINTHWDEGEERGCYSCPQCRQTFTPRPVLGKTTMLAALVEELKKTGLQAAPADHCYAGPEDVACDVCTGRKLKALKSCLVCLASYCEKHLQPHLQSAAFKKHKLVEPSEKLQENICSRHDEVMKMFCRTDQHCICYLCSVDEHEGHDTVTAAAERTERQRELGLRRQTIQQRVQDTEKDVKLLQQKEKAVNGSADKAVDVSEEIFTEMIRLLEKRSSDVKQQIRSQQETEVSRVRELQEKLEQEITELKRKDHELKQLLDTEDHNQFLHNYPSLSPLSESTHSSSFSIRPLRDFEDVTAAVSQVIGRLQDILSETETEILQIVSQVDVLLRQPEPETRADFLIYSQEITMDPNTVNTHLLLSEGNRKATWMSEVQSYSDHPDRFTYWRQVLSRESLTGRCYWEVEVKVGGGGVHEAVAYKNISREGHSHECIFGFNDTSWALSCYGNSYNFRYNSIETPVSGPTSSRVGVYLDHSAGVLSFYSVSDTMTLLHRVQTTFTQPLYAGVRVCYVGDTAEFCKLK; encoded by the coding sequence atggagcagcaagaaaatcacctggacagagaaaggttcTCCTGTccgatctgtgtggatctactgaaggatccggtgactactgtctgtggacacagctactgtaagagctgtataaacacccactgggacgaaggggaggagagaggatgctatagctgccctcagtgtagacagaccttcacaccgaggcctgtcctggggaaaaccaccatgttagctgctctagtggaggagctgaagaagactggactccaagctgctcctgctgatcactgctatgctggacctgaagatgtggcctgtgatgtctgcactgggagaaaactgaaagctctcaagtcctgtttggtttgtttggcctcttattgtgaaaaacacctccagcctcatcttcagtcagctgcatttaagaagcacaagctggtggagccctcggagaaactccaggagaacatctgctctcgtcacgacgaggtgatgaagatgttctgccgcactgatcagcactgtatctgttatctctgctctgtggatgaacatgAAGGCCATGACacagttacagcagcagcagaaaggactgagaggcagagagagctcgggctgaggagacaaacaatccagcagagagtccaggacacagagaaagatgtgaagctgcttcaacagaaGGAgaaggccgtcaatggctctgctgataaagcagtggatgttagtgaggagatcttcactgagatgatccgtctgctggagaaaagaagctctgatgtgaagcagcagatcagatcccagcaggaaactgaagtgagtcgagtcagagagcttcaggagaaactggagcaggagatcactgagctgaagaggaaagaccatgaactgaagcagctcttagacacagaggatcacaaccagtttctacacaactacccctcactgtcaccactcagtgaatctacacactcatccagcttcagcatccgtcctctgagggactttgaggacgtgacagcagctgtgtcacaggtcataggtcgactacaggacattctgagtgagacagagacagagattttacagattgtgtctcaagtggatgttttactgcgacaaccagagccagagaccagagctgacttcttaatatattcacaggaaatcacaatggatccaaacacagtaaacacacatctgttattatctgagggaaacagaaaagcaaCATGGATGAGTGAAgttcagtcttattctgatcacccagacagattcacttactggcgtcaggtcctgagtagagagagtctgactggacgttgttactgggaggtggaggtgaaggtgggggggggaggagttcATGaagcagtcgcatacaagaatatcagcagagaaGGACACTCACATGAATGtatatttggattcaatgatacaTCTTGGGCATTATCTTGTTatggaaacagttataactTTCGTTACAACAGCATcgagactccagtgtcaggtcctacgtcctccagagtaggagtgtacctggatcacagtgcaggtgttctgtccttctacagcgtctctgacaccatgactctcctccacagagtccagaccacattcactcagcctctctatgctggagttagggtttGTTATGTtggagacacagctgagttctgtaaactcaaatag